A genome region from Triticum aestivum cultivar Chinese Spring chromosome 2B, IWGSC CS RefSeq v2.1, whole genome shotgun sequence includes the following:
- the LOC123044530 gene encoding uncharacterized protein isoform X2, translated as MRLRLRLLVLCLMIILFVVYNMASYQRRQTVLDEDAPPFDTMMGSDRAAVKVSGTGRASASTARVGFLPHGIVEPYSDMELKPLWLTRSVQSQESNQKDRCLIAIPAGINQKKSVDALMKKFLAENFTAILFHYDGKVNEWNDLPWSKSVIHIAASNQTKWWFAKRFLHPAVVSMYKYIFLWDEDLEVDNFNPRRYLNIVKSERLEISQPALDPKLSEIHHPITVRKKTGNFHRRVSRANKDCSREGPPCSGWVEGMAPVFSKSAWQCAWHLIQNDLVHGWGIDYKFGYCAQGDRTKNIGVVDSEFVVHRGVQTLGGSAMTKRTRGKNSHALRQKTAQVQQQTRGKAAGLDMRTKVRRKSRVELRDFQKRWERAAREDRTWVDPFTRSRRKRRSRPAVD; from the exons ATGAGACTGCGGCTGCGTCTGCTGGTTCTGTGCTTGATGATAATCCTATTTGTGGTCtacaacatggcaagctaccaacGCAGACAGACTGTG TTGGATGAAGACGCTCCCCCGTTTGATACGATGATG GGGTCTGACAGGGCTGCTGTTAAGGTATCCGGGACTGGGAGAGCTTCTGCTTCTACTGCTAGGGTCGGGTTTTTGCCTCATGGTATAGTGGAGCCTTACTCCGACATGGAACTCAAGCCATTATGGCTGACAAGAAGCGTGCAATCACAG GAGTCTAACCAGAAAGACAGGTGCTTGATTGCTATCCCTGCTGGTATAAATCAGAAGAAAAGTGTAGATGCTCTTATGAAGAAG TTTCTTGCAGAGAACTTTACAGCTATATTGTTCCACTACGATGGGAAGGTCAATGAGTGGAATGATCTACCATGGAGTAAAAGTGTGATACACATCGCTGCTTCTAATCAGACAAAATG GTGGTTTGCTAAAAGGTTCCTCCATCCTGCTGTCGTCTCCATGTACAAGTATATATTTCTTTGGGACGAAGATCTTGAAGTAGATAATTTTAACCCAAGAAG GTACTTGAATATAGTCAAATCAGAAAGGCTGGAGATATCTCAACCTGCTCTTGACCCTAAGTTATCTGAAATTCATCATCCGATAACTGTTCGTAAGAAAACAGGGAATTTCCACAG AAGAGTCAGTCGGGCTAATAAAGATTGTTCAAGAGAAGGGCCACCTTGTTCTGG ATGGGTCGAGGGCATGGCACCGGTTTTCTCGAAATCTGCTTGGCAATGTGCTTGGCATCTCATCCAG AATGATCTTGTCCATGGATGGGGTATTGATTACAAGTTTGGATATTGCGCCCAG GGTGACAGGACAAAGAACATTGGAGTAGTTGATAGCGAATTTGTAGTCCATCGAGGTGTACAGACATTAGGAGGTTCTGCAATGACAAAG CGTACCCGTGGCAAGAACTCGCATGCACTTCGCCAGAAAACTGCTCAAGTGCAGCAACAAACGAGA GGGAAGGCAGCAGGCCTTGACATGAGGACAAAG GTCAGGAGAAAATCGCGGGTGGAGCTTCGTGATTTCCAGAAGCGCTGGGAGCGCGCTGCGAGGGAAGATAGAACTTGGGTGGATCCATTCACTCGCTCCCGGAGAAAGAGGAGGAGCAGGCCAGCAGTAGATTAA
- the LOC123044530 gene encoding uncharacterized protein isoform X1 translates to MRLRLRLLVLCLMIILFVVYNMASYQRRQTVLDEDAPPFDTMMGSDRAAVKVSGTGRASASTARVGFLPHGIVEPYSDMELKPLWLTRSVQSQQESNQKDRCLIAIPAGINQKKSVDALMKKFLAENFTAILFHYDGKVNEWNDLPWSKSVIHIAASNQTKWWFAKRFLHPAVVSMYKYIFLWDEDLEVDNFNPRRYLNIVKSERLEISQPALDPKLSEIHHPITVRKKTGNFHRRVSRANKDCSREGPPCSGWVEGMAPVFSKSAWQCAWHLIQNDLVHGWGIDYKFGYCAQGDRTKNIGVVDSEFVVHRGVQTLGGSAMTKRTRGKNSHALRQKTAQVQQQTRGKAAGLDMRTKVRRKSRVELRDFQKRWERAAREDRTWVDPFTRSRRKRRSRPAVD, encoded by the exons ATGAGACTGCGGCTGCGTCTGCTGGTTCTGTGCTTGATGATAATCCTATTTGTGGTCtacaacatggcaagctaccaacGCAGACAGACTGTG TTGGATGAAGACGCTCCCCCGTTTGATACGATGATG GGGTCTGACAGGGCTGCTGTTAAGGTATCCGGGACTGGGAGAGCTTCTGCTTCTACTGCTAGGGTCGGGTTTTTGCCTCATGGTATAGTGGAGCCTTACTCCGACATGGAACTCAAGCCATTATGGCTGACAAGAAGCGTGCAATCACAG CAGGAGTCTAACCAGAAAGACAGGTGCTTGATTGCTATCCCTGCTGGTATAAATCAGAAGAAAAGTGTAGATGCTCTTATGAAGAAG TTTCTTGCAGAGAACTTTACAGCTATATTGTTCCACTACGATGGGAAGGTCAATGAGTGGAATGATCTACCATGGAGTAAAAGTGTGATACACATCGCTGCTTCTAATCAGACAAAATG GTGGTTTGCTAAAAGGTTCCTCCATCCTGCTGTCGTCTCCATGTACAAGTATATATTTCTTTGGGACGAAGATCTTGAAGTAGATAATTTTAACCCAAGAAG GTACTTGAATATAGTCAAATCAGAAAGGCTGGAGATATCTCAACCTGCTCTTGACCCTAAGTTATCTGAAATTCATCATCCGATAACTGTTCGTAAGAAAACAGGGAATTTCCACAG AAGAGTCAGTCGGGCTAATAAAGATTGTTCAAGAGAAGGGCCACCTTGTTCTGG ATGGGTCGAGGGCATGGCACCGGTTTTCTCGAAATCTGCTTGGCAATGTGCTTGGCATCTCATCCAG AATGATCTTGTCCATGGATGGGGTATTGATTACAAGTTTGGATATTGCGCCCAG GGTGACAGGACAAAGAACATTGGAGTAGTTGATAGCGAATTTGTAGTCCATCGAGGTGTACAGACATTAGGAGGTTCTGCAATGACAAAG CGTACCCGTGGCAAGAACTCGCATGCACTTCGCCAGAAAACTGCTCAAGTGCAGCAACAAACGAGA GGGAAGGCAGCAGGCCTTGACATGAGGACAAAG GTCAGGAGAAAATCGCGGGTGGAGCTTCGTGATTTCCAGAAGCGCTGGGAGCGCGCTGCGAGGGAAGATAGAACTTGGGTGGATCCATTCACTCGCTCCCGGAGAAAGAGGAGGAGCAGGCCAGCAGTAGATTAA